Part of the Pseudomonas lijiangensis genome is shown below.
TGGAAAACGATGCCGATGTGGTCGCCTGGCTGCTGGAGTTCGGTGTGGCGGGTGTCGCAGGCAGCGCTTACGGGTTGTCACCGTGGTTTCGCCTGTCGATTGCCACGGCCACTGCAACCGTGATCGAAGCCGGGCAGCGGATTGCCCGTGCCTGTGGGCAGTTGAGCGCGGGAGACATTTCATGAACCACTGGCTGGAATCCTTCGTGCAGTGGACGGCCGGGTTTGGCCTGAACTACGCCTTTGTGCTGGATGCCTATCAGCGAGGCACGATGGTCGACGGAGCGCTGACCACCTTGCTGCTGTGCCTGCTGACGATCATTGGCAGCCTGCTTGTCGGTGTCGCACTGGCCGCCATGCTGACCTCGGGTAAATCCTGGCTGCGTTCGCCTGCCAGGGTCTTTATCGAAGTCACCCGCAACACGCCGACGCTGGTGCAGCTGTATTGCGCCTTTCTGGTACTCAACATGCTGTTGACCCAGGCCATCGGCACGGCCAACCCGCTGACGCCTTTTGCCTGGGTGGTGATCGTGATCTCCCTGCACAAGGGCGCTTTCCATGCCGAAGCCCTGAGGGCCGGCATTGAAGCGGTTCCTTCCGTGACCCTGGAAGCCGCCAGCTCCCTGGCCTTCAACAGTCGCCAGTTGCTGTGGAATGTGCAGTTGCCACTGGCTGTGCGTTTTGCCTTGCCATCGCTCATCAATAACCTGATCGATCTGGTGAAGATGACGGCCGTGGCTTCGGCCATCGCGGTGGGGGATATCACCTACGCGGCGATCATGATCTGGACCCAGAGCGATAACGTGCTGGAACTGATGATCCTGATCCTGAGCTTTTTCGGCTTGCTCAGTTTTATCGTCAACTGTGCAGGGCGCGCCCTGGAATCACGCCTGAGGATGCCCGGCTATGGCCATTGATTCATCGGTTGCCGCGCCCGTCGCGTGGCCGCGTCGTCATTTGCTGACGCTGATCCTGGTGGCTCTGGCGGTTGCCTGGCTGATGTTCGGTGCGCCGGACAGCCCGGTATTCCTGGCATTGGTGCAGTGGTCGCCGGCTCTGGCCATGGGCTTTGGTCAGAACATTCTGATCAGTCTGGTTGCCATCGGCCTGGGCACGGTGTTCGGGCTGCTGGTCGGTGCTCTGGGGATGTCGCCTTTCTGGCTGCTGCGCCTGCCAGCGCGGATCTGGATACAGATTTTCCGCAATGCGCCCTGGCTGGTGCTGATCTACTTCACCACTTACGTGTTTCCGTTCGAGATCAGGATCGGCAGCACCTATATCTCGTTTCCCGACTGGGTGAAGGTCACCATCGGCCTGGCTTTGCCGGCCAGTGCCAATGTCGCGGAAATCTTCCGGGGTGCCGTGGCGTCGATCCCCAGCACCCAATGGGAAGCCGCACGTTCGCTGGCCTTCACTCGCGGGCAGATCTTCACGTCGATCATCCTGCCGCAGTGCTTCAAACGCATGCTGCCGCCGTGGATGAACCTCTATGCCGTCATCACCATGGGCACGGCACTGGCTTCGCTGGTGGGTGTGCATGACGTGATCGACACCGCACAGATTGCCAGCAACACCGTCAATCAGACCGGTTTCACCGTGATCATCTATTGCAGCCTGCTGGTGCTGTTCTTTGCCTATTGCTATCCGATTTCCCGTCTGACCCAACGCCTGGAGCGACGTTATGCCTTCTATTGATTCTGGCGCCGAGCCTCTGGTCAGTCTGCGCGACCTGCACCTGTCATTTGGCAGCAACCTGGTGCTCAAGGGCATCGATCTGGATGTGCAGCGCGGCCAGGCGGTATCGATCATCGGCCCGTCCGGTTCGGGCAAGTCGACCATTCTGCGCTGCATCACCGGGTTGTTGCAGACCCAGCGCGGCACCATTCGCGTGGGTAATACCGAGGTTCATGGCCTGACCCGCGAAGCCGAGCGAATCGAACTGCGCAAGCGCGTGGGGTTTGTGTTCCAGCAGTACAACCTGTTTCCGCATCTGTCGGTGCTGGAAAACCTGGTGATCGCCCCGCACAAGGTGCTGGGGATCGAGCGTGCTGAAGCCGAGAAGCAGGCGCGTGCCTTGCTGGCCAAGGTGCGCATGGAACACAAGGCTGATGCTTATCCGGGGCAATTGTCCGGTGGTCAGCAGCAACGCGTGGCAATTGCCCGGGCCTTGACCATGCGCCCGGAACTGATTCTGTTCGATGAAGTGACCTCGGCCCTGGATCCGGAAACCGTCGGTGAAGTACTGACGGTGATCCGCGAACTGACCGAAGAGGGCATGACCTGCGTGCTGGTGACCCACGAAATGCGTTTCGCCGAAGAAATCAGCGACGTGGTGTATTTCACCGAAAACGGCCTGATCGTCGAGCACGGCAGCGCCGAGCAGATATTCCAGCACCCGAACAGCGAGCGGACCCGTGAATTCCTGCGCCACGCCCTGGGCGATTCCGGGCGTCGGCCGCCGGTTTCCGCCGACCCGTTTGCCCTGAGCAATATCAGCCGTTACAGCCTGTCCGTATAACTGAAAAACCACTGCTGTGGGAGCGCGCTTGCCCGCGATGATGTGTGTGAAATCAACACATGTCTATCGTCTGAACCACTGTCGTCGCGGGCAAGCGCGCTCCTACGTTTATCGTCCAGAGCACCACCGGGAGTTACCTGATGAGCACCACAAACCGAGCCCAAGTGATCGAAGACTTTCTTCAGCAGATTCGTGCCATCAACCAGCGCGGCGTAGACCGCGAGGCCTTGAAGGAGATCATCGCGCTGCTGGAAGACCTGGCAGGTCGTCATGACCTGTTCAACTTCAACGAGTTTCCTGCGCCGGTGCCGGGGCAGGGTGAGACAGCCTTCCGCTATCGCCTGAACGACGATGGCGAAACCCCGACCCTGTACATGAACTCACTGCTGCCGGGCAAAAGCACCTTGCCCCATAACCATGAAACCTGGGCGGTGATCGTTGCCGTGCAAGGCCAGGAAATCAACTACGTCTGGGCGCGTACCGACGATGGCAGTGACCCGACATTTGCTCGTCTGGAGCTGGAAAAGGAAGTGATCGTCCAGCCAGGAACGCCTATCGGCTTCCTGGGCGAAGACCTGCATGGCATCAAGGTCACGGGTGAAGAGCCGACCTTGCACTTCCACCTCTATGGCCGTCCGCTGGAGTCGCTCAACGGGCGTTTCGGTGTCAACGAAGAAGGCCGCGTCCTGAACTACAACGCTTCGCAGATGGCACCGTCGATTCAGGCCTATTGATCGTCGGCACAGGTTTTCCCTTTCACTTTTATGAGCCACCCCATGAGCCAGACCACCACCGCGGCCCAACTACAACAATGGCTGTTCGACGGGCAGGAAATTGCCCTGTTCGACCTGCGTGAACATGGCCAGTACGGCGAAGCCCATCTGTTCCATGGCGTTACGCTGCCCTACAGTCGCCTGGAGCTGGATATCCGTCGCCTGGCACCCAATCCCGGCGTGCGGCTGGTGATCTATGACCAGAATGGCGGCGATATCGCAATACGGGCAGCGGCGCGGCTGGAAGAGCTCGGTTATCGCCAGGTGCATATTCTTGAGGGCGGCGCCGATGGCTGGCAGGCCGCAGGTCTGCAACTGTTCGCGGGTGTGCATGTGCCGTCCAAGGCTTTTGGCGAATTGGTGGAAGAGGCTCGCCATACGCCGCATATCAGCGCAACCGAACTGGCGCAGCGTCAGGCTCAGGGGGAAGCTCTGGTGGTGCTGGACGGCAGGCCCTTCGACGAATACCGCAAGATGACCATTCCAGGTTCCGTGTGCTGCCCCAATGGCGAGCTGGGGTATCGACTGCCGGAGCTGGTCAGCGACGAACACACGCCGATCATCGTCAACTGCGCCGGACGTACCCGAAGCATCATCGGGGCGCAGACGCTGATCGACCTGGGAGTCAAGAACCCGGTTTATGCCCTGGAAAACGGAACCCAGGGTTGGTATCTGGCCGATCTGCAACTGGAGCACGGCAGCACCCGACGCTACCCGGATGCCGTTGCGCCCGAGTCGCTGGCCC
Proteins encoded:
- a CDS encoding amino acid ABC transporter permease is translated as MNHWLESFVQWTAGFGLNYAFVLDAYQRGTMVDGALTTLLLCLLTIIGSLLVGVALAAMLTSGKSWLRSPARVFIEVTRNTPTLVQLYCAFLVLNMLLTQAIGTANPLTPFAWVVIVISLHKGAFHAEALRAGIEAVPSVTLEAASSLAFNSRQLLWNVQLPLAVRFALPSLINNLIDLVKMTAVASAIAVGDITYAAIMIWTQSDNVLELMILILSFFGLLSFIVNCAGRALESRLRMPGYGH
- a CDS encoding amino acid ABC transporter permease, which encodes MAIDSSVAAPVAWPRRHLLTLILVALAVAWLMFGAPDSPVFLALVQWSPALAMGFGQNILISLVAIGLGTVFGLLVGALGMSPFWLLRLPARIWIQIFRNAPWLVLIYFTTYVFPFEIRIGSTYISFPDWVKVTIGLALPASANVAEIFRGAVASIPSTQWEAARSLAFTRGQIFTSIILPQCFKRMLPPWMNLYAVITMGTALASLVGVHDVIDTAQIASNTVNQTGFTVIIYCSLLVLFFAYCYPISRLTQRLERRYAFY
- a CDS encoding amino acid ABC transporter ATP-binding protein, producing MPSIDSGAEPLVSLRDLHLSFGSNLVLKGIDLDVQRGQAVSIIGPSGSGKSTILRCITGLLQTQRGTIRVGNTEVHGLTREAERIELRKRVGFVFQQYNLFPHLSVLENLVIAPHKVLGIERAEAEKQARALLAKVRMEHKADAYPGQLSGGQQQRVAIARALTMRPELILFDEVTSALDPETVGEVLTVIRELTEEGMTCVLVTHEMRFAEEISDVVYFTENGLIVEHGSAEQIFQHPNSERTREFLRHALGDSGRRPPVSADPFALSNISRYSLSV
- a CDS encoding cysteine dioxygenase family protein; amino-acid sequence: MSTTNRAQVIEDFLQQIRAINQRGVDREALKEIIALLEDLAGRHDLFNFNEFPAPVPGQGETAFRYRLNDDGETPTLYMNSLLPGKSTLPHNHETWAVIVAVQGQEINYVWARTDDGSDPTFARLELEKEVIVQPGTPIGFLGEDLHGIKVTGEEPTLHFHLYGRPLESLNGRFGVNEEGRVLNYNASQMAPSIQAY